The Yoonia sp. SS1-5 genome contains a region encoding:
- the hemA gene encoding 5-aminolevulinate synthase, with protein MDYTRQLDLALDRLHDEGRYRTFIDIERTRGQYPHATWRKPDGSDAPVTVWCGNDYLGMGQHPVVLAAMHEAIDATGAGSGGTRNISGTTVYHKRLEAELADLHDKPAALLFTSAYIANDATLSTLPRLFPGLIIYSDALNHASMIEGVRRNGGAKRIFRHNDMDHLRDLLAADDPAAPKLIAFESIYSMDGDFGPIAEICDLAEEFGALTYCDEVHAVGMYGPRGGGVAERDGLMGRIDIINGTLAKAYGVMGGYIAASAKMCDAIRSYAPGFIFTTSLPPAVAAGAAASVAHLKHDQSLRDQHQTQAKILKLRLKGLGLPIIDHGSHIVPLIVGDPVHTKKLSDMLLTDFGIYVQPINFPTVPRGTERLRFTPSPVHGPREMDALVGALDGLWSHCALNRAELAG; from the coding sequence TTGGATTACACGCGCCAATTGGATCTCGCGCTGGACCGGCTTCATGATGAAGGCCGGTACCGGACATTTATTGATATCGAGCGGACACGCGGGCAGTACCCCCACGCCACATGGCGCAAGCCTGACGGATCCGATGCGCCGGTGACCGTTTGGTGCGGCAATGATTATCTGGGCATGGGCCAGCATCCGGTTGTTCTGGCCGCCATGCACGAGGCGATTGACGCAACAGGTGCGGGGTCTGGCGGTACCCGGAATATTTCGGGCACAACAGTATATCACAAGCGGCTGGAGGCTGAGCTAGCCGATCTGCATGACAAGCCTGCTGCATTGCTGTTCACGTCGGCCTATATCGCCAATGACGCAACGTTAAGTACATTGCCGCGGCTTTTTCCGGGCCTGATCATCTATTCGGACGCGTTGAACCACGCCTCGATGATTGAAGGTGTGCGCCGCAATGGCGGGGCCAAGCGTATTTTCCGGCACAATGACATGGATCATCTGCGCGACCTTCTTGCAGCCGACGATCCCGCGGCCCCGAAACTGATCGCATTCGAGTCGATCTACTCGATGGATGGTGATTTTGGGCCGATTGCGGAAATCTGTGATTTGGCCGAGGAGTTTGGCGCGCTTACTTATTGTGACGAAGTGCATGCGGTGGGCATGTACGGCCCGCGCGGTGGTGGCGTTGCCGAACGTGACGGTCTGATGGGTCGGATCGACATCATCAACGGAACCCTCGCAAAGGCCTATGGTGTGATGGGTGGATATATCGCCGCATCCGCGAAAATGTGCGATGCGATAAGGTCTTATGCGCCGGGCTTCATCTTTACGACAAGTCTGCCGCCCGCTGTTGCGGCTGGTGCGGCCGCCTCGGTGGCGCATCTCAAACACGATCAGTCGCTGCGTGATCAGCACCAGACGCAGGCAAAAATACTCAAGCTTCGGCTCAAGGGCCTGGGATTGCCGATCATTGATCATGGCAGCCACATCGTGCCGCTGATTGTTGGTGATCCGGTGCATACCAAAAAGCTGTCAGACATGTTGCTGACGGATTTTGGCATCTATGTGCAGCCGATCAACTTCCCCACAGTTCCGCGCGGGACAGAGCGTTTGCGCTTTACCCCATCGCCGGTTCATGGACCCCGTGAAATGGATGCTTTGGTCGGGGCGCTGGACGGGTTGTGGTCACACTGTGCCCTAAATCGCGCAGAGCTCGCCGGTTAA
- a CDS encoding M20/M25/M40 family metallo-hydrolase, whose translation MTLDPVLARIDADLPQATDRLLDLLRIPSISTDPAYKAECEKAADWLVSDLQSIGFEATKRPTPGHPMVVARTGGEGPHVLFYGHYDVQPVDPLELWDRDPFDPQIEKTAKGEVIRGRGSSDDKGQLMTFVEACRAWKAEHGSLPANITIFFEGEEESGSPSLTPFMEANKDELTADIALICDTGLYGDSTPAIITQLRGLLGEELTITGPDKDLHSGMYGGLAMNPARVLARIIAALHDDDGRITVPDFYDGVPELSNELAAAWDDLKFDEKHFLGEVGLSEPAGEKGRRPLEMIWSRPTCEVNGIWAGYTGDGFKTVLPSQAHAKISFRLVGTQDPLKIRENFRKMVQDMLPEDCTVAFSPHGASAAGQMTTTHPAFDQARKALSDEWPNAAAFVGCGGSIPIAGHFKNILDMDAMLIGFGKDDDQIHSPNEKYDLSSFHKGIRSWARILHAVSK comes from the coding sequence ATGACACTTGACCCCGTTCTTGCCCGGATCGACGCCGATCTGCCCCAGGCCACCGACCGGTTGCTTGATTTGTTGCGCATCCCGTCAATCTCGACTGATCCCGCTTACAAGGCTGAATGTGAAAAAGCGGCCGACTGGCTGGTGTCAGACCTGCAATCAATCGGATTTGAGGCAACCAAGCGGCCCACACCGGGCCACCCGATGGTTGTCGCGCGCACAGGCGGTGAGGGGCCGCATGTCCTGTTCTACGGGCATTATGACGTGCAACCTGTTGATCCGCTTGAGCTATGGGACAGGGACCCGTTCGATCCACAAATCGAAAAAACCGCCAAGGGCGAGGTTATTCGGGGCCGCGGGTCATCGGATGACAAGGGCCAGCTGATGACCTTTGTCGAGGCCTGCCGCGCCTGGAAAGCGGAACATGGCAGCCTGCCTGCAAACATCACCATCTTCTTTGAAGGCGAAGAAGAATCAGGTTCCCCCTCGCTTACCCCGTTCATGGAGGCCAACAAGGACGAACTGACAGCCGATATCGCGCTGATCTGTGACACCGGTCTGTACGGGGACAGCACGCCGGCCATCATTACCCAATTGCGGGGGCTTTTGGGTGAGGAACTGACAATCACCGGCCCGGACAAGGATTTGCATTCGGGCATGTATGGCGGGTTGGCGATGAACCCCGCCCGCGTCCTTGCCCGGATCATCGCAGCCCTTCATGATGATGATGGGCGCATTACTGTCCCTGATTTCTATGATGGGGTACCGGAATTGTCGAACGAACTGGCCGCCGCCTGGGACGACCTGAAATTCGATGAAAAGCACTTTCTGGGCGAGGTCGGCCTGTCCGAGCCTGCCGGTGAAAAAGGCCGCCGCCCGCTTGAGATGATCTGGTCGCGCCCCACCTGCGAGGTCAACGGGATCTGGGCGGGCTATACAGGGGACGGGTTCAAGACCGTCCTGCCCTCTCAGGCGCATGCCAAGATCAGCTTTCGACTGGTCGGCACCCAGGACCCACTGAAAATTCGCGAGAACTTTCGCAAGATGGTGCAGGACATGCTGCCCGAGGACTGCACCGTCGCATTCAGCCCGCATGGGGCCAGTGCTGCGGGACAAATGACAACAACGCACCCAGCCTTCGATCAGGCGCGCAAGGCGCTATCGGATGAATGGCCAAATGCAGCCGCCTTTGTGGGCTGCGGCGGATCGATTCCCATTGCCGGGCATTTCAAGAATATCCTGGATATGGATGCGATGCTGATCGGCTTTGGCAAGGATGACGATCAGATCCATTCCCCAAATGAAAAGTATGATCTGTCTTCCTTTCACAAGGGTATCCGGTCATGGGCGCGTATCCTGCACGCAGTCAGCAAGTAG
- a CDS encoding tetratricopeptide repeat protein yields the protein MAKPGSLIASRPDRLGARLIAIANTMRLAATYKIDYKIHWLEKWELTDPAEIFDKQFIKDRFIPSQQFAQRRRDATPFGNIIDDNAGAKKLLDHIANGEDVILDIVFGVYNFASEDPVDIRRQFLSELRSIPFTQPLVKHMAVLRERLSDPAQETVAYHIRRGDLTNDIQAMNRQWPNKFVPDEFFERHIAARRDQRAETILFSDDPKVLERYKASFPDLKLVHDLFDFGALTQAQIDLLELYAMSCCQTIVAAPESAFSQTAQTIGDAKFISVEDDLKPDERVEAFEALCKNLEHRPDTFANEGEIGQCLVHADRYLSETNQKKDIARIMSSYVENGMCLSFVFATLFKRLFETGQYEEIIRLRTYVDQGFVYNLRSFAQVALYHGCALLMLGRRQEALIQISAAFWHEPVEGEINVLCSALMCQGDLTEQNFWFSDPAMTRYMHNAWAHRYLGEYYQVMLDQGILSPPRHLPTTRALVWEWSEFTRAHLNDHYRYKGHFKSLIKGLKNRRWHDHEQDNATSFIALTECRQGHAETASELASTALANQPENPIFHKRMADVYLLQKNPKAAISHLEKSVALNPDARMYAALLGHAKQLNGAFADALAAYQTALAGDRLASPKIYFAAAECCKELNDPEAELSFLERGLQLSPTQWREQIRKAALLRKLDRPMDALDVYRNTHRWADRRPPVTLGLADLLDQLDQPAEAIGILEQAAARYPDKPQFQKRLKKARRAAK from the coding sequence ATGGCGAAGCCCGGCTCCCTTATCGCCTCTCGTCCTGATCGCCTTGGCGCGCGATTGATCGCCATCGCCAACACCATGCGACTGGCGGCCACATACAAGATCGACTACAAAATCCACTGGCTTGAGAAATGGGAACTGACCGACCCGGCCGAAATCTTTGACAAACAGTTTATCAAGGACCGGTTCATCCCCTCGCAACAATTCGCGCAGCGCCGCCGGGACGCCACACCCTTTGGCAACATCATTGACGATAATGCCGGCGCGAAAAAGCTGCTGGACCATATCGCAAATGGCGAAGACGTCATTCTTGATATCGTGTTTGGGGTGTATAATTTCGCCTCCGAAGACCCGGTTGATATCAGGCGCCAGTTTCTGAGCGAACTGCGCAGCATCCCATTCACCCAACCGCTGGTCAAGCATATGGCCGTGCTGCGCGAACGCCTGTCTGACCCTGCGCAGGAAACCGTGGCCTATCACATCCGCCGCGGCGACCTGACCAATGATATTCAGGCGATGAACCGTCAGTGGCCCAACAAATTCGTTCCGGATGAGTTCTTTGAACGCCACATCGCCGCACGCCGGGATCAGCGCGCCGAAACGATTTTGTTCAGCGATGACCCCAAGGTATTAGAGCGCTACAAGGCCAGCTTTCCTGATCTGAAACTGGTGCATGATCTGTTTGATTTCGGCGCGTTGACCCAGGCACAGATTGATCTGCTGGAACTTTATGCAATGTCCTGCTGCCAGACGATTGTCGCGGCCCCGGAAAGTGCCTTTTCGCAGACCGCCCAGACCATTGGTGATGCAAAATTCATTTCAGTCGAGGATGATCTGAAACCCGATGAACGGGTCGAGGCATTCGAGGCGCTTTGCAAAAACCTCGAACACCGACCGGACACATTTGCCAATGAGGGCGAAATCGGCCAGTGCCTGGTCCATGCGGACAGATATCTATCTGAAACAAATCAGAAAAAAGATATCGCGCGGATCATGTCCAGCTATGTCGAGAACGGCATGTGCCTGTCCTTCGTCTTTGCAACCCTGTTCAAGCGCCTGTTTGAAACCGGTCAATATGAAGAGATCATTCGCCTGCGGACATATGTTGACCAAGGGTTTGTCTACAATCTGCGTTCCTTCGCGCAGGTCGCCCTTTATCATGGCTGCGCCCTGTTGATGCTGGGCCGGCGGCAAGAGGCGCTGATCCAAATTTCAGCCGCGTTCTGGCATGAACCGGTTGAGGGTGAAATCAACGTTCTGTGTTCCGCGCTGATGTGTCAGGGCGACCTGACAGAGCAGAATTTCTGGTTCAGCGATCCGGCCATGACCCGCTATATGCATAACGCCTGGGCGCATCGGTATCTGGGTGAATATTATCAGGTCATGCTGGATCAGGGCATCCTGTCACCGCCGCGGCATTTGCCGACAACCCGCGCCCTTGTCTGGGAATGGAGCGAATTCACCCGCGCTCACCTAAACGACCACTATCGCTACAAGGGGCATTTTAAATCGCTGATCAAGGGGCTGAAGAACCGGCGCTGGCACGATCATGAACAGGACAATGCCACCAGCTTTATCGCGCTGACCGAATGCCGCCAGGGCCATGCTGAAACCGCATCCGAACTGGCCAGTACCGCGCTCGCAAATCAGCCGGAAAACCCGATATTTCACAAACGGATGGCGGATGTTTATCTGCTGCAAAAGAACCCCAAGGCCGCCATATCCCATCTGGAAAAATCTGTTGCATTGAACCCTGATGCCCGGATGTATGCCGCGCTACTGGGTCATGCCAAACAGCTGAACGGTGCCTTTGCCGATGCGCTGGCGGCCTATCAGACAGCATTGGCGGGCGACCGGTTGGCATCACCCAAAATCTACTTCGCCGCCGCCGAATGCTGCAAGGAACTCAACGATCCCGAGGCCGAGTTGTCTTTCCTCGAACGGGGGCTTCAGCTGTCGCCGACCCAGTGGCGCGAGCAGATCCGCAAAGCGGCGCTATTGCGCAAACTGGATCGTCCAATGGATGCGCTGGATGTCTACCGCAATACGCATCGCTGGGCAGACAGACGACCGCCGGTGACCCTTGGCCTTGCCGATCTGCTCGATCAGTTGGACCAACCGGCCGAGGCTATCGGGATCTTGGAACAGGCCGCCGCCCGTTATCCCGACAAACCACAGTTTCAAAAACGCCTGAAGAAAGCGCGGAGGGCCGCCAAATGA
- a CDS encoding histidine phosphatase family protein — translation MSYPEMYILRHGETEWNAENRMQGALNSPLTPKGEMDAAHQGEILAQRDLTDFVFLCSPQGRAVQTAGIALARVAQTIQTDTRLREIGVGDWAGRRRDELPVVPGKDPFMSHYEIAPNGEGFAALEQRCLDFLADLQGPAVIVTHGITSRMLRSLVIGQGAVAVANVHGGQGCVYHLKDGVQNLLE, via the coding sequence GTGTCGTATCCAGAGATGTACATCCTTCGCCATGGCGAAACAGAATGGAATGCGGAAAACCGGATGCAGGGCGCGCTGAATTCTCCACTGACGCCCAAGGGTGAAATGGACGCCGCGCATCAGGGTGAAATTCTGGCCCAGCGGGATCTGACGGATTTTGTGTTTCTGTGCAGCCCACAAGGGCGCGCGGTGCAAACCGCAGGTATTGCGCTGGCGCGCGTGGCGCAGACGATCCAGACCGACACCCGCCTGCGCGAGATCGGGGTCGGGGACTGGGCCGGGCGCCGTCGCGATGAACTGCCCGTTGTCCCGGGCAAGGACCCGTTCATGTCGCATTACGAGATTGCGCCCAATGGCGAGGGCTTTGCCGCGCTTGAACAGCGCTGCCTCGATTTTCTTGCCGATTTGCAGGGGCCTGCGGTGATCGTGACCCACGGCATTACAAGCCGGATGCTGCGGAGTCTGGTGATCGGGCAGGGGGCCGTGGCAGTGGCAAATGTGCATGGCGGGCAGGGTTGCGTCTACCACCTTAAAGACGGTGTGCAAAACCTGCTTGAGTAG
- a CDS encoding methyltransferase domain-containing protein encodes MTASKYDKLHLGCGKRHFPGWFHVDALDYPHVDHIGPVEDLHFVPDGTASLIYASHLLEHFTRKTYMDALREWRRVLAPGGVLRLAVPDFAACAKLYMEGGLTRGIEDIRGLLMGGQRDKYDFHSMVFDEPDLSRALKEAGFSHTRRWDWRTTEHAHFDDYSQAYLPNMDKENGTLMSLNLEAVA; translated from the coding sequence ATGACAGCCAGCAAATATGACAAATTGCATCTGGGATGCGGCAAGCGGCACTTTCCGGGCTGGTTTCACGTTGATGCGCTGGATTATCCGCATGTCGATCATATCGGGCCGGTCGAGGATCTGCATTTTGTGCCGGATGGGACGGCATCACTGATCTATGCCTCGCACCTGTTAGAGCATTTCACCCGCAAGACATATATGGATGCCCTGCGCGAATGGCGCCGGGTTCTGGCGCCCGGTGGGGTCCTGCGCCTTGCGGTGCCGGATTTCGCCGCATGCGCCAAGCTATATATGGAAGGTGGGCTGACTCGCGGGATCGAGGATATCCGCGGCCTGCTGATGGGCGGGCAGCGGGACAAATATGATTTTCATTCCATGGTTTTTGACGAGCCCGACCTCAGCCGGGCATTGAAAGAGGCGGGATTTTCGCACACCCGCAGATGGGACTGGCGGACCACGGAACATGCCCATTTTGACGATTACAGCCAGGCCTATCTGCCGAATATGGACAAGGAAAACGGGACATTGATGTCATTGAACCTAGAGGCCGTCGCCTAG
- a CDS encoding RodZ domain-containing protein, which translates to MIGKGFRRNDAAEDEQAKGFDDFEVRLGDMMRGERATMGKSLLDVQRELKIKASYIAAIENCDPSAFDTPGFIAGYVRSYARYLNMDPEEIFARFCAESGFATAHGMSAEASSIKVKSGAPIAGPLGNDIFSSPSTPFIPAGDAMLSGIEPRAIGSVLVLIAMISGLGYGGWTVLQEVQKVQFAPTEQTPVVISDLDPLAGASNALQTSDPLSGVEAPSREALDRLYRPQALDVPVLVARDAPISTLNPNGIGAIRPAAEPLPEVAVAAADAPLERLSPPVQVVEDTAPELQLVAVRPAWVRVRSADGTVIFEGVMEPGQNFVVPATEEPGTLRVGESGAMYFAVNGVHYGPVGPSGVVTSNVELSTDSLTTTYAVADLTADDDLAEIVNYAEVITDE; encoded by the coding sequence ATGATCGGTAAAGGCTTCAGGCGCAATGACGCAGCTGAGGACGAGCAGGCCAAAGGGTTTGACGACTTTGAGGTGCGTCTGGGTGATATGATGCGCGGTGAGCGCGCGACAATGGGCAAAAGCCTGTTGGATGTGCAGCGCGAGCTAAAAATCAAGGCATCCTACATCGCGGCAATCGAAAATTGTGATCCGTCCGCGTTTGATACGCCGGGCTTTATTGCGGGCTATGTGCGGTCTTATGCTCGTTATCTGAATATGGACCCCGAGGAGATCTTTGCCCGGTTTTGTGCAGAAAGCGGTTTTGCGACTGCACATGGCATGTCGGCCGAGGCGTCCTCGATCAAGGTAAAAAGCGGCGCGCCAATCGCAGGTCCGCTTGGGAATGATATCTTTTCGTCGCCCTCTACACCGTTTATCCCCGCAGGTGATGCCATGCTGTCGGGGATCGAACCCCGCGCGATTGGATCGGTCTTGGTCCTGATCGCGATGATCAGTGGGTTGGGATATGGTGGATGGACCGTGCTGCAGGAGGTGCAGAAGGTGCAATTTGCCCCGACCGAGCAGACACCTGTTGTGATATCCGATCTGGACCCGCTGGCCGGTGCCTCGAATGCGCTGCAGACAAGCGATCCGCTATCGGGGGTTGAGGCGCCATCCCGTGAGGCGCTGGACCGGCTTTACCGTCCACAGGCGTTGGATGTGCCGGTTCTGGTGGCCCGTGATGCGCCGATTTCCACACTGAACCCCAACGGAATTGGGGCGATCCGCCCGGCGGCCGAACCGCTGCCAGAGGTCGCAGTGGCTGCTGCCGATGCGCCGCTTGAACGTTTGTCGCCGCCGGTTCAGGTGGTCGAGGATACCGCGCCTGAATTGCAGCTTGTTGCTGTGCGTCCGGCATGGGTCCGGGTCCGCTCGGCCGATGGAACGGTGATCTTTGAAGGGGTTATGGAGCCTGGCCAGAATTTCGTGGTGCCTGCTACTGAAGAGCCCGGCACGTTGCGGGTGGGCGAGAGTGGCGCGATGTATTTTGCCGTGAATGGTGTGCATTACGGCCCTGTTGGCCCCAGCGGGGTTGTGACGTCGAATGTGGAATTGTCCACCGACAGCCTGACAACCACTTACGCAGTGGCTGATTTGACGGCTGATGATGATCTGGCCGAAATCGTCAATTACGCCGAAGTTATCACAGACGAATAA
- a CDS encoding S41 family peptidase produces the protein MKRTFRLSFYVICLLIGAFVVSWLIFMPNGQERGAWRAETGGVVLELTPLKATMFSETAHSCHTVIAFPAHMKLVEMLEGATVGMNGAQLELAIDGTLNTQRFDRLDALPENCTAPDPASASARDVFDAAWTAMDEHYAFFDLHGVDWAARRALAPAPDARMDDAQLEDMLLAMTAGLDDGHVHFGSDTRGYRSPAERPGWIPEGSNLNRDMLRQIAIANAGATITKSQTAPIFYGLREDGIGYIMLREMDVDVPIGGRSMDAMATAFANVLADLDAAKALIIDIRYNPGGSDTVSFGLAGHFIEAPLPVFTKTTRIGTTQTAPFTAILEPQGDAPDPRPVILMTSKLTGSAAEILTLAMREIPQVTTLGEPTSGGLSDVMGFTLPNGWGLGLSNQTYLTMNGDLFEKIGVPPDVPVPFETAPFLDGKDPVLNAAIAEASKYLQ, from the coding sequence ATGAAACGCACCTTTCGGCTTTCGTTCTACGTGATCTGCCTGTTGATCGGGGCGTTTGTCGTCTCATGGCTGATTTTCATGCCAAACGGGCAGGAACGGGGCGCCTGGCGGGCCGAAACCGGTGGTGTTGTCCTGGAACTGACGCCGCTGAAGGCAACTATGTTCAGCGAAACCGCGCATAGCTGCCATACGGTCATCGCCTTTCCGGCACATATGAAACTCGTGGAAATGCTCGAAGGGGCGACCGTTGGGATGAATGGCGCCCAGTTGGAACTGGCCATCGACGGCACCCTGAACACGCAACGGTTTGATCGCCTTGATGCGTTGCCCGAAAATTGCACGGCACCTGATCCGGCAAGCGCATCTGCCCGTGACGTCTTTGATGCCGCATGGACGGCCATGGACGAACATTATGCCTTTTTCGATTTGCACGGGGTCGATTGGGCGGCCCGGCGGGCCCTGGCCCCTGCCCCGGACGCCCGAATGGACGATGCCCAACTGGAAGACATGCTGCTGGCCATGACGGCTGGCCTTGACGACGGGCATGTGCATTTCGGGTCGGATACGCGCGGCTATCGGTCCCCGGCCGAGCGCCCCGGCTGGATCCCCGAGGGGAGTAACCTCAACCGGGATATGCTGCGCCAGATTGCGATCGCCAATGCAGGTGCGACGATAACCAAGTCCCAGACCGCCCCGATCTTCTATGGGCTGCGTGAGGACGGGATCGGCTATATCATGCTGCGCGAGATGGATGTGGATGTGCCAATTGGCGGCAGAAGCATGGATGCCATGGCCACCGCCTTTGCAAATGTGCTGGCAGACCTCGACGCTGCCAAGGCGCTGATCATCGACATCCGCTATAACCCCGGCGGGTCAGATACGGTGTCATTTGGTCTGGCCGGGCATTTCATCGAGGCCCCGTTGCCCGTCTTCACCAAGACCACGCGGATTGGGACGACACAAACCGCACCCTTCACCGCAATTCTTGAACCACAAGGCGACGCGCCTGATCCGCGACCGGTCATCCTGATGACCTCCAAACTGACCGGCAGTGCGGCCGAGATTTTGACGCTGGCCATGCGCGAGATCCCACAGGTCACAACCCTGGGCGAGCCGACCAGCGGCGGGCTGTCCGACGTGATGGGGTTCACATTGCCAAATGGCTGGGGGCTGGGACTGTCGAACCAGACTTATCTGACGATGAATGGCGACCTGTTCGAAAAAATAGGTGTCCCGCCTGACGTGCCCGTGCCATTCGAAACCGCGCCATTTCTTGACGGAAAAGACCCTGTTCTGAATGCCGCAATCGCCGAAGCCAGCAAATATCTGCAATAG